The window TGCTGAGGCAACTTGTCGAATGGCCTTGGATTCGAAGACGAGGGCTTCTTCGGTCTCGTTCTGATAGGAAGAGTAAAAGTAGGCCTGCTTGGCGTGGACTCCACTACAGGTTTCTTGTTACTTGATCCTACTATGTGAGAAACCGAGTGTTTACCTAGTTTGCTATGGTAATGTTGATCTACTAGTCCCCTTTCCAACTTCTACCAATAATGAAACTTAGTGAGAGAAACTTTACTGTGACTAGAACTCGCAAAATTAAACTTTCAGAATGATGACGCTTTGGAAAACTAATATTTCTGAAAGCAGATGATTTCTAATATATAAATTTGCACGAGGCTAATCAATTTTCTAATGTTAAGTACCGAGAGTTGAATCCAAAGTGGCTGCAAACTTGTTCAGATAGTTCAGCTTCGAAACGTCTTCGAAATCGTCTTTTTGGTCATTGGTGGTAGCAAAATCAGAGCCTGGGAATGACTCCTTGACCTTCGGGGGAGGATCCTTCTGGTGAGGAGGAAAGATATCAGAGTAGCCATGAACGTGACAGCTACAGCAAGATGGTATTTTGAAGATGTCCATGTGCAGGCCCAGTTTGCTGTCCCAGGTCAACAACCTGTGGTAATTGTAGACTTGCACGCAGGACGATCGATAGTTCTCTGAGATAAAAGAGCAACTCGCTTGTGGATTCCTGAAATTGACAGGTTTAAACATTAACTCTCTTCTTTCAGCAAATTCCACGGAAGTAATCTCAAGGGATCATTTGGAGAATCAGTTTTGATTACAATGAGGCTGAACTTTTCCAAGCGAAAGTGAAGAAATTTATTCTGAAGTGTCCAGGGATCCTTTACCGCAAAATAGGTATTTTGTTCACTCATTTGTGACAAAGTGTTCAATCTCAATTTCCATGGTGAAGCTAAGATACTTTGGGAAAGCGTCAAATGAATCATGAAGTGAATTCACTTCACAAGGATAATGAGTCGATTAAAAGCATTGAACTTTTATGTTACTTACGAGCACTTTTCCAATCGCACAGTCTGCGTGTGTTCGCCAGTGTTTATTATGTACTTCCACATACCAGAAGCGGCTCTAGCTAGCTGTGGGCGGGCATATTTTATAACTGAAGGACATGTGAAGCCCTCCTCGACGTTCTCGAATGGTAAATTTGTGTCAGATCTCCTGAAAAAATGTTACCATTTAATTAGCAAGATTTAGTAAATGTGAAAGAAAAGAGTAAATCATGTTTTTTATTTGATTTGTAGATAGTGCTTGATCCTGCAGGGAATCATTGCAGAATGAACTGTGATGCACTGATGCATTTCAGAGTAATGGGTAGACATTCTATAGGGGCACAGTAAACTGCCATACTCAGAACGAAAGCGTGTACACATTCAACAGGGGCTAATACACTGGGTCCAGATAATGGGTACTATTAGAGTACTCCTGATAGTAGTTAGACCTCTGTCACACAAAAAATACTTGTGAAAATGAACCTCACCTTCTGATCTCATTGCTCTCATATCGGTTCTCATAGTGTCCCCCATACTTGCTCTCAAATTTATTCTCAATTGGCAAGGATATTGGCAAACTTTCACTGGATTCGTCAAAATCCTGCGACTTATAATCCGTCAACAGGGCTGCCACCATTTCCTTATTTCCCCTCAAGCTTCTGGTGATCGCTTCGCTAAAAAACATTGCACGAAGATAAAATTACTATAAAATCTCATGAATTCCCGCAAATTCTTGATCAAACATCTCTGACTCATTTTGACGTAATTTATTTCACAATGGAAGAAGCAAGCTACAAAAGGAAAGCAGGAAACGAAAGTGGATGCTTTCGCTGTTTTTTCTACTTCCTCTCTCGTCTAGTATCCCATAACACCCAATTAAGATAATAGTTATGAGAACATGGGGTCGAGGTGTCATTGCGCAACAGACATTCGAATCCGCGAAATTACGAGAAAGTGCTTTCTTACACGTCAACGAGACTACGAATTGCGAGGCTACTATTGTCGGCTAAAGTGCTGCGAATTAACAGTTCTCTGATGACAGGAAACTTACTGTGGATAGTCAGAGGCCTCTAGACAAACCGTCTTGGAGAAAAAAGTGCACTCTTTCTCTGTTGGATCCCTCTTCGATTCTGTGGGTCGTCTTGGTGGTCTTATCAGGGACGTCTTAGACAGATCTTTGAAAACACAATTATTCTATTAGTAAGGTTGCTCTttaataattataccaagtgtttaaaaaatgtaataaatgaACACCAACCTGTGTAGACATTCCTTCGAGTGGGGGATGTTGGTCTTCTTGGAGGTGGAGGTCGATAGGTTGGCCTTTTTCTTAAACCAGGtctaacaatccttaattcttgcgCCTAAAATAATTCATTATTGTCTAGTAATTAACTCTAGGTCTTCTCAATAATTTTGAAGTACTACATTTAATTGACTAGATCTCTCACCTCTGGCAATTCTTCTGGAGTCTCCTCATCCCCCGTAGCATCATCAGTTATCACTTTCGCGATGTCAGCGATAGGCAACTCTCTGGTAGCATTCTGACGACTACTGTTGCTGAAGAGAGACCGAGCCTTTCCAAGtaacaaaaaaataattaattccaGTCCTTCTGAAATAGTTTCTTTTTCGTTGAAACTTTCGACGCCTCAAGTCACCGGAACTAAGAATAAAACTAATTAAAATAACGCGCCTCGAAAAAGCTAATTATGAATTCGAAGGAACTCCATGCTAATTAACTTCTTTGGAAGGGAGTCCTTCCAGACGAAAAACGAAAGGTTGCCTATCAACTTTCTTTTCCAAATTTTTGCTCGCGTTTACGTTAGAATCTTCATGATATTAACATACACGTTTGACAATAATTAACACGGCCAGTATGCCACGCAAATGTTAATCAAGCAAATAGAAATCTCTGCTCACCGAAATCGACGTAGTCGTCTTGTTCCTGTGTCTCTCATCGCTGATCTTGATGGACGTGACCGTCGTCGCGTTGTGTACTTTGTGGTCGTTAAAGTCTCCTGTAAGATCCTCCGTGGAACCGACGTTAATCGAGGATAGTAGCACGGTTGCCTAGAGAGTGAAACGCACAGTGGTTATTTTTACCTCTGTCCTCGCAAACTCTTTATTATCATTGACAATAGGATTGCGAGCGAATATTGCCCCCAGGCTTGCTAGAGACGCTTTACTTTCATTCGCCATACAAGTTCCTTTTCACTTTTAATACTAAGATTAACAATTTAATAGGAGTGTTTTACAAATTGTTTAGGAAATATTTCGCGCAGTACACCCTGAACTCAAAATAGCCTCCAATCACCTAAATAACTGTACAATATTCGCTAATTTCGCCAGATAGGTTCATCAAGCAGCACATGAATATTAATTACGCAGAGATGAGGAAGGGACAACGCTGAACAGACCTCTTCATTAGTATCCCAAACGAAAACATAATCCACGAGCTATTAATCCAATCAGCATCGCCAATGATCGGTCATCGATCCAGAATTACGGTATTCTTAACGACCCTATCATTCTCTAACCAAGACAAGGCTCTCCCCTCGTCTCTTCCAGCCGCGCAATTAATTCTTCCCCATTACTTCGAATTTACGATCCCCCCGCGGGAAgagaataaagaaatattctcgATAAAAATTCATCCCGTCCCGAAACTAATACCGCCTCTTCTTTCCTTCCTGCGGATTCCTTTCAGAGTGCGACGCACTCGAGCTTATCGCCTCGAGGCGATCGTTCATACGAAACAGATCCTTTCCCTCTCATAATCGTAACGCGCGCATCGAGCGACAGGGCCTCTCTGGACAGACAATAGCGCGAGCCTGGCATTATGCGCGCGGGAATTAATCGCGAGGAAGCGTCGCGACGAAGATGGCGGAGACGACTATCGCGGAAGGAATCTTCGAGCGTGGAGGAGCCTGGGGAACGCTCGCTTCGCGTCTCGACGGAAGTGGCGGCGTGAAATCGTCGTGGAAATTCGAGAGGCGGATTTAACGACATCAGCCTGGTGAAATTGCCGCGTTTTCCGCGTTGAAAGACACGGGGGAGAAGGAGCGACAAAAACGGAGGCGATCCGCGTGAAACGCGCGCAGGAGAAAGTCACGTTTGTTCCAAATGCGTGGCTAACTCGCGCGATAGGATGTTTGttaatttgaggaatgagagaggGATCCATGGTCCAGTTTGGTGGCACGCTTCGCTGGAGATTAATTTGTGACGATGATCCTGAGGGATTTTTGTTTCTCGAGTGCTTAGTTTCTCTCTTTGGAATGAATAAAGTTGTGTAACTTTCACGGTGACATGAGGACCCGTAACAGGGGTACTTTCTAAAATATGGATTTCTCACGGTAGCGGAATAGGTCTCAATAGTTTTCTATTGAATAGAATATAATGGTTCCAGTCGTATGTAACTAGTTTCCTTGTGTTTCTTGTATTCGTTATGCTGTGATTGGAGTTTCAATGGGAGAATAGGGTACGCTGTTTCTGAATCAGTGGAAATGTACCGTGTTGGATCAGACACGAATGGAATCAATAGACTGAAGCAGATGTCGTGGATACTGAATTGATGTGGAGCCAGTGGGATCTTGTCTAACTGAGATTTAAGACTTGAGGATCTAGAAACCACAATATATCAAATTCTCCTGTTCCAGAGATCAGAAATCTCTCGTGAAATCAGTTGAATGAAACTGTGCTTCTTTCGAGAGGCCTCACGTATCGAAGGAAGTGCCAGAGGGTACTCTGTCTCTCGGTATACATATATGACTGTTGCTAGTGGCATTTAACAAGTTACACCGATGTATCTCCAGGGAACATCACATTAATTTAGATTCTCATAAATGTACCAGTTACAATATCAATCTTGTCAATCTTCTCTTAGTCAACACCTGCCTCGCTGTAATATGAGTTTAGAGACAGCTTCTACTTGCTTCTGTCGATTTCCTTTTGACGGGTCTAAATATATCTGAGAGCCTAAACAGCAAGTGTAAGAATAGAGTGTGACGTGCCCAATTACGGGAAGTAATGAATGCAGCAACACGCGAGGGTGCTCAATACATTATGCCACGTGAAATAACCGTAAAAGTGGAAATTCCAACATATCCTCTTCTGTTTGCAATCAACGTTGACCCAGTAACCATGATGCTCACTAAGAAAAAGCTACGATTTCACTGTGAGTgatcctttttcttttttatcgcGAGTCATCATCGCCTCTTAGCTAACGGTGTACAATTTTCAGGATATTTCATAATTTACACCTGCGCTTATGACTATTTACGTGAGACAGCTATAACGATCCCTTTCAGTTTGCTGCATCAAACGTATTGTTTCGTTTTTCTTAACTCCCCAGCCGTGAGCAAGCGATAAGTGTGGCACGAGTATGAAGTAACACTTAACGTTTTACACGAATATTCTTAGTCAATTAAATTTTAACGAGTCATGAATTTTAAGAGGAAAGTTGCAGCGAAGTTTCACTGTCAATATATCGATTCATTGAATACAAATGGCAAACATGCAAGAGCAGAAACAAACTTTCCAATAACTTTTCACGGCGCTTTTCACGAGCGTCACTTCTCTTATTTCAGTGTCACGAATACCAGAGCCTTTAATATTCTTAGGAGAAATAAAACTTTCGTGCAAGTTAGATTATCATCGAAAACTTTCACCCAGCTTATCGAACTAAGAAGATAAATGCTTGTCGTAAATTGTAAGTCATGCTGGATCTTCCAGTTTGTCCTGGCACATCACAATTAATTTCCAGTGAAATTTCAAAAACGAAATGTTAAGTGCCCGCTGGCAATGTTCTGACGCAAGCTTCGTTATGCTACCCCATATTATGTGCATATTATACCTGTATTATATCCATACTACTTCTCACAGTATCAGTAGTAGGAAATAATATTGAGTCTCCAGTAGAAAACTGTCTTCAACCCAACACCAAAAAAATACTAAACTTCCCCTAATTTTACCTATCACTCCAAACCCCCAAAAACAATTACAGGAAAAAGACCACCTACCCCAGGACACTAATTCacgtttctaaggccccattctCAATTAATTAACGAGATGCGATAATCCAACGAACAATCGCGCGAATCTCGTATTTCCGACCAAAGATTTCATATTTACATCTGCAGTAAA is drawn from Calliopsis andreniformis isolate RMS-2024a chromosome 1, iyCalAndr_principal, whole genome shotgun sequence and contains these coding sequences:
- the Nt1 gene encoding neurotrophin 1 isoform X2; translation: MARGLLLITATVLLSSINVGSTEDLTGDFNDHKVHNATTVTSIKISDERHRNKTTTSISARSLFSNSSRQNATRELPIADIAKVITDDATGDEETPEELPEAQELRIVRPGLRKRPTYRPPPPRRPTSPTRRNVYTDLSKTSLIRPPRRPTESKRDPTEKECTFFSKTVCLEASDYPHEAITRSLRGNKEMVAALLTDYKSQDFDESSESLPISLPIENKFESKYGGHYENRYESNEIRRRSDTNLPFENVEEGFTCPSVIKYARPQLARAASGMWKYIINTGEHTQTVRLEKCSNPQASCSFISENYRSSCVQVYNYHRLLTWDSKLGLHMDIFKIPSCCSCHVHGYSDIFPPHQKDPPPKVKESFPGSDFATTNDQKDDFEDVSKLNYLNKFAATLDSTLGSSNKKPVVESTPSRPTFTLPIRTRPKKPSSSNPRPFDKLPQQHAPNTRAPGYTGPLLKGPRPSRPGRPPYRRESTSHVEDRAETTNNSTTDSRYSQPYDLDMDATSRLQNGGFDDEYQEPQRRINYNYHPIIDFFRPEALQSTETQSSSIQDDSNSWKPMISS
- the Nt1 gene encoding neurotrophin 1 isoform X1 — protein: MARGLLLITATVLLSSINVGSTEDLTGDFNDHKVHNATTVTSIKISDERHRNKTTTSISARSLFSNSSRQNATRELPIADIAKVITDDATGDEETPEELPEAQELRIVRPGLRKRPTYRPPPPRRPTSPTRRNVYTDLSKTSLIRPPRRPTESKRDPTEKECTFFSKTVCLEASDYPHEAITRSLRGNKEMVAALLTDYKSQDFDESSESLPISLPIENKFESKYGGHYENRYESNEIRRRSDTNLPFENVEEGFTCPSVIKYARPQLARAASGMWKYIINTGEHTQTVRLEKCSNPQASCSFISENYRSSCVQVYNYHRLLTWDSKLGLHMDIFKIPSCCSCHVHGYSDIFPPHQKDPPPKVKESFPGSDFATTNDQKDDFEDVSKLNYLNKFAATLDSTLVGSSNKKPVVESTPSRPTFTLPIRTRPKKPSSSNPRPFDKLPQQHAPNTRAPGYTGPLLKGPRPSRPGRPPYRRESTSHVEDRAETTNNSTTDSRYSQPYDLDMDATSRLQNGGFDDEYQEPQRRINYNYHPIIDFFRPEALQSTETQSSSIQDDSNSWKPMISS